Below is a window of Neodiprion virginianus isolate iyNeoVirg1 chromosome 4, iyNeoVirg1.1, whole genome shotgun sequence DNA.
ACGATGTAACGTAACGTGGGACCATTCGTTACTGAACACGAATACGAGGCTTTTAAATTGCACTTTATACGAGATGTCAGTGGTACAAAACAAAATACCTGAGATACCCCCAGATGAATTCTCAAAAGTCCATCCcttgctaatttttttccactccaTACATAAACGGTTCAATTTTTGGCGATTGGGAATGTCAGTCATCTAGAACGACCAACCAACGATTGCATATAGGCAAATCAAacttgataataaatttaaggAGGGGctaatgtatatttataaatatattttaggaaatttgttattaatatcATTAGGATTACTCGATGTTATTAGTTAAAGGTTTAATCACAACGTCAAAAATCAGCAAAACAACACCAACAGATGATTTCTATAAGCATTTTCTACTGTAACTAAATAGAGTTGCGCTTCCAACAGGATTGTAATAGGACGTTACAGCTTGTGTAATGTGTATATTGTACTAAGGATAGGTCTCATTGCTTGGCTTCGGCATTTCAAATTAGAGGATTCatcttaaaatttcatatatttcaaattaattttttcacataaattcTAATTAACGTTCAGTTCTGCCAGGACTGATATTGGCTCACTTGCTCACAAGTACTGGGTAtttataatttgcaattttctgGATAAATGTACAAGAGTtttgtgaataaatattttcaatcgagAACGAAGATGTCAAAAACAGTGCAAAAAATCAAGTATGAAACACAcaaacttttttgaaatataatagATTGgctttattaaaattatttatctacAACATAGTACATGTGAGTAAAATCCTCatgtatgtatgaatataCCTTTGACACTTGAACCATACATATCATATGCAAAAGCTATAATGTCAGTCTTCAGATTTTCGATTACGTCACAATATAGCAAATAAAGGATCTGCTTGTTTCGTATCAGTACTGTACGTACGAACACATAGACCTAGTGGTAAATTCTAACTGATCGGTAACATATGATTTTAAAAGCTATACAATATTTTGTTGCCTTCAACAGTctgaaatagattttttgttatagCAGGTATAAAGCAGGATTTTACACCCGCGCAGCGAACCGATAAATCCCATTTACGCCTACGTAGgaggaaaaatattgttcgcaCCACAGGTGTGATACTTTATGCCTTAGGTACGAAAATAGCTGTACTTTATAAAATGTAAACGTTGAATTTATAtaagtatttattattaatgtaGACAATTGATGTATAACGGATTGTAAGGATGATTCACCAATTATGAACAAAATTGAAGTCGATTTATTACTCGTGAATTTAGTCTTCAATTGactttagttttttttaagAGTTCTGATCAGTCATtttagaattaattattttgaactGTAGTGCATTGCAAGTCCATAAATTCCGTACAATAATGAGGTTCCAATAATGCATAATAGAATTACGTTGAACACTATTACTGAATAATAGCTAAAATCACTTGATTTTTCTGTATATGTGAGTGTACAccgcaaaatattttttgacttttagGTATATTGAACTATGCCATCACGTTTTTATGATATTCTATCAAGACATTTCTCTTCGATAAAGAACTGTTAACATTTCGTTTATCTGGGACAATTTCACTTGATTACGGTAGAGTGTTTGAATTTGACTGCGTTTCAACTTTCTTAATATTGCAATCGTTTTTTTCGTAGAAGGTAACAGATGTGATCGTGGTATATGTccctttgttttgaaaaagaTACAAGCATCTGCATTTCTATATACTTTAACACAATATTTACACATATTTTCACCATGTGTTTTTAATGGACAAAGGTTGTGTCGCCATCTATTTATCTTATCCTTATATGCGCATCGAAGGACAATACCCTTATACATCGCGACAGGTGGGCCTCCCCTACACACTTTGATAGCATGGAAATATGCAATGAGAGATTCCATGTCCCTGGTGGTCTTTGGATTTGCTTTTGGTATGGGGATTGATCGATCGTAAATGTACGTGTTAAAATTTAGATTCTCGTAAAACACAATCTGTAAAAGAAACATCGTGAACAGTGAAATAACCTGGAAAATACGTATTTGATGCATTTGGAAGATATATTTAAACGTGAATTTGATCAGTGAAACTGTATGATCATAAGGGTTAACCGTATATGCAATGAAAGTAGGTACTCAAGCTATTGAAGGTGATTTTGCATTGTGTGCTATTGTGTGGTACGGCCAACTCCTCAAGTATGAGTAGCCACTTtcacgaaatatttttaataatatcgaATCAACATACAGGTTTGTAGTTGCAATGTTGCTGAAATAATgcattttttgaaagaaatggtgattttacaatttaaggttagtctgaaattcagtgaaCCATAATAAAGTAAACcataatcatatttgacaCATTCAAATCCTTCAAAACCCATTACAGTTGCATAATactaatttttaaaacaatttgtaACGCTATgttaccaacttcaatctCATACTAACACTGATATGGAAATTTCACCTGTTTCACTGCTACAAGTGGTGCTTCTTTCTCACTCGGCATTCCTTCCATCTGAGTAACACAGATTGTCTTTCTTGGAGTTTCAACTCGATGAATGCCCCACGATTTATCTGGTAGTTGCAGGGTTGATGCCTCACTAAATActtcgtaaaataaaatttcattgtgccggtaaaatacttgatttggctcatcaattatttcttcCTCAATAGACTCATCAGAACTGGTGCAAATCATCAATTCTTCCATAGACTCGTTAACATCTTTTGCTATAATCTCTGGGTGTTCTTCGTCATCCATATTAGCAGTATTGGTTACATCTTTCAATAATGAGGAGTCCACTGTAGACTTTCCTGGGACAACATTCACCTCTTGTTGGGCAGGATATATGGGAACGGCGCCATACGCCAGTCTAACTTTCAGAAATTTGCGCTGTAATATAAAAAGAACGCATAGTGTGTCAGTGATGAAAAGCGATATCAAAACTGTAATTTGCCTTATGTTTTCACACACCTATTGAATTGTCGAGTCTTCTGAGAGAATAACGCAAGCAGCAATCCGCCACACTCAGGGTAGTTAACACACTTCTTTCtccgatatatatatatcataaatCTTTAATGTTCTCACCTCGAGCAGTGGATTTCCATCGCTGTCGATACATTTATACTCTTTTTCAACGTATTTCTCTGGAAAATGCCTCTCGCATACGTGAAGATTTTTTCGATTAGTACGCCCACTCCCgtgcaattttaaaaatgatatcCACTTTTCGCGAGTAATGGGGTTTTGCGGAACTCTGAAAACGGAGTAGTCTGATACCGTGATACCATCTACAGTGTGTCCAGTctgacaatttttcacatgGCATCGTTTTCCcatttctgtttcttttccTCTAAATACTTCAACTCGCGTTGAGTATTGTAGGCGCACCAATGTTCGTCGAATACCGCAAAACAGGGTGCAAATTACACGGCTCCTGTGACGGCACCGTTCTGACAGGCGATATCAGCGAGTAAGGTTACGAAACTTCCACGCGGCTCTGATTGGCTTACCTAGAGACACTATGAGCAGAATCTAGTAAGTGGAGAGCTAATTCCTGACCATGTCCATGATATGTGATTAATCTGTCATTATTTGCACCTAAATGGAGACAACACAGTTTCGTTTTGCTTTGGGAGCGACAGACCACAATCCCTCTTACTTTCCGATAATAACTATAGAATATAAAAGAATAGATAGAGATGTGAGATTTTGTTATCCGGTTCGGTACAAAATGGCCGCACTGCTAGACTTCGTTTATTTAAGTTTAAGTAAATTATACTGCAATTCATATCATATATTCTTAACCCATCATAATTGTTAATGTTAAAGTGTACTACCCTGTCAACACAATAATTCAATtctgaattgttttttacctatttaattcaaaaaattggttGAGATTTTTGTATATTTCGAAACATTAaattaagaattattttttatttttcaactctgaaaattgaattaagaattatttttgaactttcaagtaaaaaatttaaactagggactagttttcattttcttccaaAACATTGAGTAAAAAAgtattaattcatttttctaatttaaaCATCCATATTTGGAATCACcctttattttcttaattcgATCATTCgaatatgaaattatatttcattttcctaTTTCGAGTAATTAAGTTgatgatcattttttattttcgcaattccaaaaagttaaataaaaattacttcttttcaatttaataaactCGTTTACAATTTCTTGTTAACGGGAATTTCATCACTACCGGTAAAAATGAATGCCATCAATCGtagttttcaattaaaaattcaaaaataatccaaCATCGGTATGTACCTTTTCATATATATTCTACTTATGCTGCCTAGAACTCTATGGGAGTACTAACAAGCATAGCGCCGTATTATAGGCAACTCACCTTACATAGCACAGTCCTGATCATTATAAGCACGAACTTAAAAGAATGGAAAATACATCAATTATGTAACATTATTGAGCTTGGTTAATCCGTTTCGTATACCGTTATTTGACCGTACGACGGAGACGTAGTAGCTAAGGATCGACCAATAGGATTGTCCCTTCAAGAGTCTATAAATGCCGGATTCACACGCCTTATGTTCCGAAAGTTATGCAACTTTATGTATGCGTTGTTGCATATCACCAAGCTCAGGTCTACGTCTCCAACATGCTAATCTGTCACAGCGAATTAGAACTTTTAAATTTCAGCAGTAAAAGACAATACGTATTGCGTTGAAAACGTGACGtctagttgaaaaatttgtcaaacaTGATGAGCTACGGGTGTCTGCGCCTGTTGAAAAGAACTCCGTTTCTTTCTCGTTCGTAAGTTGTATGAAACTAAGTGACCAGATCTAGATATGCCGGTTGCTTTGGTGTTTACTAACTCACAAAATGACGAGGCTTCAAGTCGTCAAATAACTTATCATTTTAGTAATTAAGAGAATGTGAGTTAGATTTTAGAAGGCTATACAAAGCGTTGCGTATTGGGTTCAACAAATAGGAAGAACCGTAATGGAAGCCCAATGATATTCACCATCAGATAAAATATGCGACGAAGCTGCATAATCTCACGTAGGCTTACGTCAGTTAGGCGTGTTTGTGGTTGTGACTTGTGATAACTCAGTTGATTTTCTTCGTCATTACTTGAGAGTCTATTAATAAACGTGCGAGTGGATGATTTGGAATAAACTTTACAGTTTCTGGACCGGCGATAGCGGTGCTGAAAAAATGAACGTCCGTGAAGTTATTGAAGATTTAACACAAGTGTCTATCGAGGTACGACAAGAGGTGACGAGCGTCACGAACCCtcgagaaaaagagaagattGCTCTACGGCATATCAAGAAATACGCTGCAAAGGACGCGTGTGCCAACGAGTTTCAAAAAGGTATGTTTTTCTTGTGCTTGTGACGATCCTCATCTGTTTCTGATTAACACAGGGAGCAACCTTggctgaaaaataaaacgataaCATTGTCATCGTTATGTCTGATGTCAAAAATCTTGCCATGACTCGACGTTTAACAATGTATTACAATATAGCCTAgcggaatttatttttcttcaacgctGTACTCTGTAATAATTCTAAACACTGTCACAGTTTGAAAATCTAGGGCAATTAATTGCGATAAATTACCCAATTTTTAGGTTTTTTCACTCTAGATACAAGCACAATAGAAGTTAATATGTTTGCTGGATGTGAATGGAATTTAATTTATAGGTTAGCTTTCATTGTCACAAGTCATTTCAGTGAAACAAATTTTGTGTTTGTTACTGTAGTGTGACACATCTTTGTTTCACTATACGAATTTTACTGCAAGTTCTGTCAACTTTCTTTAACGTACAATTGTTATCTAAATACTATCTGCGAAAGACAAGTTTTGTTTATAGTCAAATTTTTCCCCACTGTTCTAATAATGCTACGACCTACGTATATCAACGTTATACTTTGTCAAACATTGAGAAATGGTAGTTCGCCACTTGTTAAAGCTGAAAATCAGATGTACCCTCTTTGGCCCAAAACCGTTTTTCTTTGACCACGTTAACTTGAGACAATTTCACAAGTCACTCCGAACAAGTTGCACCTTGTACATTTTCATGTGAATTTACCAACAATTTTCCATATGTGTGACATTTTCATACattaaattctataaaatgACCACGGTACACATAGCTCATCAAAAGGTTTTATGGCAAACGTTtagattgaaaatgatatttcCTTAGATTATTCCATAGATTTTGCCTATGGTTTTTTTGTggaaaatgcaattttttttataattcaccACTTTCACATTCAAAGTAGTTGAACATTCCTACATCACAGGTATTCTAGTCTTTACTCCTAATGTCATCCCCGGACGTGAAGCTATTAAAAAAGTCATTGAATTACAAGTCAGATGAAGAATCTAGGGCTGAAATTACAAAGGAGTATCAAGAGCTTTTGGAAACAGAACAGAAGCTTGACCAAGAGTTAAAACAGCTGAAACCCAAAGGAACTGATGGATCTTCAATGGAACACACGATGCATCAGCTTCATAAGTATAACGATATTAAAGACGCCGCTCAAATCATCCTTGGAGCAATGGCCAGAGCAAATGGAGTCACAATCGCCAGTTTGCATGAGAAATATGATTTACCCCTTGAAGACTGATTTCATCTAACAATCTAGACCAAAACCTGTAATCTAATAAACAGTGATGATTATAAAATGATTGGAACAAATAAACGTTATTCACTCAACGGGAAGATGTTATTTTGTCCTTCTCTCTTTGTTTACATGCCTAACATTaatatttgcatttttgtttataCTTTTATAGGCTTAGAATGGTTCAACGTCTCGCGGAGTATCTCTATGCGCCAGGACCTCACTGGGAAAATATGCGTTCTCGACTTCTTCACCTACTGCTGTATCAATTGCATGCATATATTACCAGATTTGGCTGctcttgagaaaaaattttctatcgaGGATGGCCTTGTTGTTGTTAGTACCTTGTTTCTATTCGTACAGACCTTTGACTGCTTCATCGGTTTATCTGACTGACTAATCATGTGAATTTCCTTTCATGAATTAGCACAAAACTGTAAATGATTTGCGAGAAGTCCAAGATCTGATAACCAAAATATTCACCTAGCTCTTTGCACTGGCTATAATTTTTTCGCATCAACAAACTGACCACTGTAGTCAACAGTTTTCAATGGAACAAGCCTTGAccattcaattcaaattcaattttgtggACACAATTATGGAAAGTCTTTGGGTTGTTTATCATAGTTATGTAATCTCTACTTTATGACTATGGtccattttcaaaataattacaatgtCCCACTTCTAAGTTCAAGCGCAATCTACATTGGCACTCAACATATCGTAGTGGATAGTTGAACAGActtaaattcattgaaacaGCTTGCGTGCTTTCACCTGAATTGAATAAGAGAGGCTTCTTGATCTTCGTGCTGTTATACAGCTAAtattcgttattttcttttctcctatACCTTTTCCACAGTCAGTAGTACGTTGTAATGTAATTCGCTGTTTGGAATTTCATGATTTACCTTGCGGAAAAATTTATCCCGACAATCAATTAATGATGAAGGTTTTTGTGATTTGTGTTGGGcgcatcaattatttattcaaaagtcATTGGTTAACTTCTTGAGAATTTAAAATGTTCTTATTTAATATTAACTGGTATCAACaatgaaattgatattattttcttcaatttcgtGTATCTCACTATTCTGTTACAACCAAGTTCTTTTGGTTCCTTGAAAATATATGTCTTAGATAACAGTGATTATTTATCCAGTCAAAGGTAGCATACATTAAATGCTGTTTTGAAATGATTCCATCTAAGATCACTTCTTCATAAGATTCATCGATAGTGTTCTTTATAATACCAGTCACATACTAATACAACAATATTAAAGTTCTATTGAATATTTCCGATATCTTTGTTAAATTAACTTTTCTCATAGATCGGTGTTCACAGTGCAAAGTTTGCCAATGAAAAGGattcgagtaaaattttagCTGCTGTTCAGAGATACAATATTGCACATCCTGTTGTTAATGATGCCAAACTTTCTATGTGGCAAGACATTGGAATTGTCTGTTGGCCCAGTTTAGTGATTTTAGGTAAGTAAACTTCCAGGGTGAATGGTAACAATTTTGCTGAAATAGAATTCCCTGGCTATTCTTGGATTTCCCGGTCTGTTGCCACCTCGACTTCATATGATTTACGTGATTCGTTATCTATCAATTTTCAGTAATTAGGACTCGTCAATGTGTGTAGCCTAAAAACAGATTTCAAACCCAGTATGAATTTTTGCAGGACCAAAGGGACAACCACTGTTTGCCTTAGTTGGCGAAGGACACAGAGAAGAAATGTTCTTGTACATTAAAGTTGCCCTTGCGTATTTCAAGtctttgaatgaaatatcTGATCATTCTTTGCCGCTAAAGCCATCACAACATTTGCTACCGGTCTCAAAAGATACTCTCTTATTTCCTGGCAAGATACATTTGgctaatattaaaaataaagacAGAATGGTCATCGCTGACACAGGAAATAATAGGATTTTGATCATGGACCTTAAAGGGAAGGTCGAACATGTTGTGGGTGGATACGCTCCTGCTTTTAGAGATGGCAATTTTCAAACTGCTAGATTTAATGCGCCGCAAGGAATTTGCAGTCTCggggatgaaatttttgttgcGGATACAGAAAATCACGCAATTAGAAAAGTAGGGAAACCTGATAATTAAATATACTTTACCGTGGTCGcttcttcttcaaaaattaAGTGACTTACGACATCTGGTACTAAGAACTCAGTCATCTTACACACGAATaattgaaacttttgaaattaaGGAAATGTCCTTTGCTATTTGCAGATCGACCTTGTTTTGCAAACAGTGACAACATTGGTAGGTACAGGTGAACAAAGCCATGATTATGTTGGCGGAAATGTTGGTAAGGCTCAGAGCCTATCTTCCCCATGGGATGTGGCGATACATCACCATAAGCAGGAAGAAAAATCTGTGCCAGTCTTGATGATTGCCATTGCAGGCACACATCAGATATGGGGCTTCTTCTTGGAAGACACTATATGGTGGAAAAAGAAGTGTGTTTTTAAGTCTCTGcagcttcttttttttcaacattatcGCCGTACCCAATGGTAtaacgttttctttttccacatTGCAGATCAATAACGGCAGGTACCTGTATCGCAATAGTCGGAAGTGGGAGAGAAGAAAATCGTAATAACTCTTATCCTCATGCTGCTGGCCTAGCCCAACCCTCGGGCTTAGCGTTGGCAAGGGAAAAGAATATGCTTTTTTTTGCAGACAGTGAGAGCAGTTCTGTCAGAGTTGTTCACTTGGATGATGGAAAAGTTTCTGGTGTATGCGGCGGTGATAGGAATCCTGGGGTAAATgaactgcaatttttttttaagtgaaCTAGCAGGTTCGTTACAAATCTCAAAAGTTGAGAAGAATTTGGACATTCTCAAATGAAGAAGATTGGTCGATGAGAATatgatactttttattaattttctcatgAGATAGTTATACATTGAgtatttaccaaatttttatacttgtaaGTATCAGGAtctctttgaaaatacaagaattgaaaatactgGAACTATCTTGTTGATAGTTCAGCATATTGATAGTTAAGCTCAGATATCGACGCTTTATATCAAATCGCttcataatttataaattttacagttTTGTTCAATTACTTTTTCTGATCACTAATGTTATTCAGGAGCCTATTTTCTACTATGTCACTAAAACAAAGTTTTTTGTGTCAATAGTTAATTCATTATTGCCATTCGTtatattcattataattattatcggtGCAATGTTGTAAATTAAACATTCAACCACGCACTTTATGTTCATGATACCAGTATTTTCAGTTCTCGTATTGTTAGAGATCTTCGCGGTTTGCAAATATCataatttgacaaatactCAATGTATGATTATCTCTTAATACAATTCATAAGTATAGATTTTTGGCCCACAAACCTCCCTAGTGAAAGGAACTGAAAATCTGATCAAACATCAGAGATTTATGCATAAAAAGTTCTAGA
It encodes the following:
- the LOC124302644 gene encoding uncharacterized protein LOC124302644 isoform X2 — its product is MDDEEHPEIIAKDVNESMEELMICTSSDESIEEEIIDEPNQVFYRHNEILFYEVFSEASTLQLPDKSWGIHRVETPRKTICVTQMEGMPSEKEAPLVAVKQIVFYENLNFNTYIYDRSIPIPKANPKTTRDMESLIAYFHAIKVCRGGPPVAMYKGIVLRCAYKDKINRWRHNLCPLKTHGENMCKYCVKVYRNADACIFFKTKGHIPRSHLLPSTKKTIAILRKLKRSQIQTLYRNQVKLSQINEMLTVLYRREMS
- the LOC124302629 gene encoding NHL repeat-containing protein 2 isoform X1, which codes for MMSYGCLRLLKRTPFLSRSFWTGDSGAEKMNVREVIEDLTQVSIEVRQEVTSVTNPREKEKIALRHIKKYAAKDACANEFQKGLEWFNVSRSISMRQDLTGKICVLDFFTYCCINCMHILPDLAALEKKFSIEDGLVVIGVHSAKFANEKDSSKILAAVQRYNIAHPVVNDAKLSMWQDIGIVCWPSLVILGPKGQPLFALVGEGHREEMFLYIKVALAYFKSLNEISDHSLPLKPSQHLLPVSKDTLLFPGKIHLANIKNKDRMVIADTGNNRILIMDLKGKVEHVVGGYAPAFRDGNFQTARFNAPQGICSLGDEIFVADTENHAIRKIDLVLQTVTTLVGTGEQSHDYVGGNVGKAQSLSSPWDVAIHHHKQEEKSVPVLMIAIAGTHQIWGFFLEDTIWWKKKSITAGTCIAIVGSGREENRNNSYPHAAGLAQPSGLALAREKNMLFFADSESSSVRVVHLDDGKVSGVCGGDRNPGNLHDFGDIDGRQCTAKLQHPLGLAWDSVDSVVYIADTYNHKIKKVDLLGNCRTLYGAGKPTANHKFDEPSGLAVHLGSRIIYVADTNNHRIVSINLEDNKIDTISIDLPSETTHSDGTYKFDAEVSSDGGSLEIALDVKFMNDLKLNSDAPQRWLVNLPDKWTTQASKGDLKTPITLNIPKGELTVEFIISLDIITCKTDECIPKKLDLVFTIRRNSKAQSKVKLNEILEIE
- the LOC124302629 gene encoding NHL repeat-containing protein 2 isoform X2, encoding MNVREVIEDLTQVSIEVRQEVTSVTNPREKEKIALRHIKKYAAKDACANEFQKGLEWFNVSRSISMRQDLTGKICVLDFFTYCCINCMHILPDLAALEKKFSIEDGLVVIGVHSAKFANEKDSSKILAAVQRYNIAHPVVNDAKLSMWQDIGIVCWPSLVILGPKGQPLFALVGEGHREEMFLYIKVALAYFKSLNEISDHSLPLKPSQHLLPVSKDTLLFPGKIHLANIKNKDRMVIADTGNNRILIMDLKGKVEHVVGGYAPAFRDGNFQTARFNAPQGICSLGDEIFVADTENHAIRKIDLVLQTVTTLVGTGEQSHDYVGGNVGKAQSLSSPWDVAIHHHKQEEKSVPVLMIAIAGTHQIWGFFLEDTIWWKKKSITAGTCIAIVGSGREENRNNSYPHAAGLAQPSGLALAREKNMLFFADSESSSVRVVHLDDGKVSGVCGGDRNPGNLHDFGDIDGRQCTAKLQHPLGLAWDSVDSVVYIADTYNHKIKKVDLLGNCRTLYGAGKPTANHKFDEPSGLAVHLGSRIIYVADTNNHRIVSINLEDNKIDTISIDLPSETTHSDGTYKFDAEVSSDGGSLEIALDVKFMNDLKLNSDAPQRWLVNLPDKWTTQASKGDLKTPITLNIPKGELTVEFIISLDIITCKTDECIPKKLDLVFTIRRNSKAQSKVKLNEILEIE
- the LOC124302644 gene encoding uncharacterized protein LOC124302644 isoform X1: MGKRCHVKNCQTGHTVDGITVSDYSVFRVPQNPITREKWISFLKLHGSGRTNRKNLHVCERHFPEKYVEKEYKCIDSDGNPLLERKFLKVRLAYGAVPIYPAQQEVNVVPGKSTVDSSLLKDVTNTANMDDEEHPEIIAKDVNESMEELMICTSSDESIEEEIIDEPNQVFYRHNEILFYEVFSEASTLQLPDKSWGIHRVETPRKTICVTQMEGMPSEKEAPLVAVKQIVFYENLNFNTYIYDRSIPIPKANPKTTRDMESLIAYFHAIKVCRGGPPVAMYKGIVLRCAYKDKINRWRHNLCPLKTHGENMCKYCVKVYRNADACIFFKTKGHIPRSHLLPSTKKTIAILRKLKRSQIQTLYRNQVKLSQINEMLTVLYRREMS
- the LOC124302644 gene encoding uncharacterized protein LOC124302644 isoform X3, with the protein product MGKRCHVKNCQTGHTVDGITVSDYSVFRVPQNPITREKWISFLKLHGSGRTNRKNLHVCERHFPEKYVEKEYKCIDSDGNPLLERKFLKVRLAYGAVPIYPAQQEVNVVPGKSTVDSSLLKDVTNTANMDDEEHPEIIAKDVNESMEELMICTSSDESIEEEIIDEPNQVFYRHNEILFYEVFSEASTLQLPDKSWGIHRVETPRKTICVTQMEGMPSEKEAPLVAVKQVKFPYQYCVLRESKF
- the LOC124302629 gene encoding NHL repeat-containing protein 2 isoform X3; translation: MRQDLTGKICVLDFFTYCCINCMHILPDLAALEKKFSIEDGLVVIGVHSAKFANEKDSSKILAAVQRYNIAHPVVNDAKLSMWQDIGIVCWPSLVILGPKGQPLFALVGEGHREEMFLYIKVALAYFKSLNEISDHSLPLKPSQHLLPVSKDTLLFPGKIHLANIKNKDRMVIADTGNNRILIMDLKGKVEHVVGGYAPAFRDGNFQTARFNAPQGICSLGDEIFVADTENHAIRKIDLVLQTVTTLVGTGEQSHDYVGGNVGKAQSLSSPWDVAIHHHKQEEKSVPVLMIAIAGTHQIWGFFLEDTIWWKKKSITAGTCIAIVGSGREENRNNSYPHAAGLAQPSGLALAREKNMLFFADSESSSVRVVHLDDGKVSGVCGGDRNPGNLHDFGDIDGRQCTAKLQHPLGLAWDSVDSVVYIADTYNHKIKKVDLLGNCRTLYGAGKPTANHKFDEPSGLAVHLGSRIIYVADTNNHRIVSINLEDNKIDTISIDLPSETTHSDGTYKFDAEVSSDGGSLEIALDVKFMNDLKLNSDAPQRWLVNLPDKWTTQASKGDLKTPITLNIPKGELTVEFIISLDIITCKTDECIPKKLDLVFTIRRNSKAQSKVKLNEILEIE